Proteins encoded in a region of the Strix aluco isolate bStrAlu1 chromosome 26, bStrAlu1.hap1, whole genome shotgun sequence genome:
- the RCC1 gene encoding regulator of chromosome condensation, with the protein MPGKRTAKRSPVPEEESPGRKRIKVCHPSHRTQPGLVLTLGQGDVGQLGLGEDVMERKKPALVPLPEMMVQVEAGGMHTVCLSQTGKIYTFGCNDEGALGRDTSAEGSETTPGLVELQEKVVQVSAGDSHTAALTDDGRVFVWGSFRDNNGVIGLLEPMKTSSIPVLLQLSAPVVKIVSGNDHLVMLTMDGDLFTCGCGEQGQLGRVPALFANRGGRKGLQRLLVPQRVPVRGKGNRGKMRFQDAFCGAYFTFAVTQEGHIYGFGLSNYHQLGTQGTEPCFSPQNLTCFKNSTKSWVGFSGGQHHTVCVDSEGKAYSLGRAEYGRLGLGAGAEEKSTPTVIPELPNISSVACGASVGYAVSSDGRAFAWGMGTNYQLGTGEEDDVWSPVEMTGKQLENRTVLAVSSGGQHTALLVRDKEQS; encoded by the exons ATGCCAGGGAAACGCACTGCGAAGAGGAGCCCGGTGCCGGAGGAAGAGTCTCCTGGAAGGAAGAGGATTAAAG TCTGCCACCCGTCCCACCGCACGCAGCCCGGCCTGGTGCTGacgctggggcagggggatgTCGGCCAGCTGGGCCTGGGGGAGGACGTGATGGAGAGGAAGAAGCCGGCCCTGGTGCCACTGCCGGAGATGATGGTGCAGGTGGAAGCCGGAGGGATGCACACGGTGTGCCTCAGCCAGACGGGAAAA ATCTACACCTTTGGCTGCAACGATGAAGGCGCCCTCGGGCGCGACACCTCAGCAGAAGGGTCAGAGACCACCCCggggctggtggagctgcagGAAAAGGTGGTGCAGGTCTCTGCGGGGGACAGTCACACAGCCGCGCTGACGGACGATGGCAGGGTTTTTGTCTGGGGCTCCTTCCGG GATAACAACGGGGTGATCGGCTTGCTGGAGCCCATGAAGACGAGCTCCAtccctgtgctgctccagctCAGCGCACCCGTTGTTAAAATTGTCTCAG GGAACGACCACTTAGTGATGCTGACGATGGACGGTGACCTCTTCACGTGTGGCTGCGGCGAGCAGGGCCAGCTGGGGAGAGTGCCGGCGCTTTTTGCCAAccgaggaggaaggaaggggctgC AGCGCCTGCTGGTCCCCCAGCGTGTCCCTGTCAGAGGCAAAGGCAACAGAGGCAAAATGCGCTTCCAGGACGCCTTTTGCGGGGCTTACTTCACCTTCGCTGTCACACAGGAGGGACACATCTATGGATTTGGTCTCTCCAACTACCACCAGCTGG GGACCCAGGGCACCGAGCCCTGCTTCTCCCCACAGAACCTGACGTGCTTCAAGAACTCCACCAAGTCCTGGGTTGGGTTCTCCGGTGGGCAGCACCACACCGTGTGCGTCGACTCAGAGG GTAAAGCCTACAGCCTGGGCAGGGCAGAGTACGGCCGGCTGGGCCTTGGGGCAGGGGCGGAGGAGAAGAGCACACCCACGGTCATCCCGGAGCTGCCCAACATCTCTTCTGTTGCGTGCGGCGCGTCGGTCGGCTACGCCGTCAGCAGTGACG GACGAGCGTTTGCCTGGGGCATGGGCACCAACTACCAGCTGGGCACAGGGGAGGAGGACGACGTCTGGAGCCCCGTGGAGATGACGGGGAAGCAACTGGAAAACCGCACGGTCCTGGCCGTGTCCAGCGGCGGGCAACACACGGCGCTGCTGGTCAGGGACAAGGAGCAGAGTTGA
- the OPRD1 gene encoding delta-type opioid receptor translates to MELPTELPTELPTAAGTAWGNGSAWAPLPGHGANDTGPQRAKNATSILIAIVITALYSVVCVVGLLGNVLVMYGIVRYTKMKTATNIYIFNLALADALATSTLPFQSAKYLMETWPFGELLCKVVLSIDYYNMFTSIFTLTMMSVDRYVAVCHPVKALDFRTPAKAKVINVCIWVLSSLIGVPIMAMAVTKSKDGMVLCTLQFPDPPIYWDTVTKICVFIFAFMVPILVITICYGLMILRLKSVRLLSGSKEKDRNLRRITRMVLVVVAAFIICWTPIHIFVIVWTLVDIDKKNPYVVASLHFCIALGYTNSSLNPVLYAFLDENFKRCFREFCLPFRARVDQNSFSRARNTTRERVSTCTPSEARNKPA, encoded by the exons ATGGAGCTGCCCACGGAACTGCCCACGGAGCTGCCCACGGCTGCCGGTACCGCCTGGGGCAACGGCAGCGCCTGGGCTCCCCTGCCCGGCCACGGGGCCAACGACACGGGGCCGCAGCGGGCCAAGAACGCCACCTCCATCCTCATCGCCATCGTCATCACCGCGCTCTACTCCGTGGTGTGCGTGGTGGGGCTGCTGGGCAACGTCCTGGTCATGTACGGCATCGTCAG GTACACCAAGATGAAGACAGCCACCAACATCTACATCTTCAACCTGGCGCTGGCTGACGCGCTGGCCACCAGCACGCTGCCCTTCCAGAGCGCCAAGTATCTGATGGAGACCTGGCCCTTCGGGGAGCTGCTCTGCAAAGTCGTGCTCTCCATTGACTACTACAACATGTTCACCAGTATCTTCACCCTCACCATGATGAGCGTGGACCGCTACGTCGCTGTGTGCCACCCGGTCAAGGCCCTGGACTTCCGCACACCGGCCAAGGCCAAGGTCATCAATGTCTGCATCTGGGTGCTCTCCTCCCTCATTGGAGTGCCCATCATGGCCATGGCGGTCACCAAGTCAAAAG ATGGGATGGTGCTGTGCACGCTCCAGTTTCCCGATCCTCCCATCTACTGGGACACCGTGACCAAGATCTGCGTCTTCATCTTCGCCTTCATGGTCCCCATCTTGGTCATCACCATCTGCTACGGGCTGATGATCCTTCGCCTGAAGAGCGTCCGCCTCCTCTCGGGCTCCAAGGAGAAAGACCGCAACCTGCGGCGCATCACGCGcatggtgctggtggtggtggcagcctTCATCATCTGCTGGACGCCCATCCACATCTTTGTCATCGTCTGGACGCTGGTGGACATAGATAAGAAGAACCCCTACGTGGTGGCCAGCCTGCATTTCTGCATTGCCCTGGGTTATACCAACAGCAGCCTCAACCCTGTCCTTTATGCTTTCCTGGATGAAAATTTCAAGAGGTGTTTCCGAGAGTTTTGCCTGCCTTTCCGAGCCCGCGTGGACCAGAACAGCTTCTCCCGCGCCAGAAACACCACGCGGGAACGTGTCTCCACCTGCACCCCTTCCGAAGCCCGCAACAAGCCGGCATGA
- the TCEA3 gene encoding transcription elongation factor A protein 3 codes for MGPAEELVRIAKKLDKMVARKSTEGALDLLKSLTGYTMTIQLLQTTRIGVAVNSVRKHCSDEEVVTSAKILIKNWKRLLESTTPKKEKDVDGKKEKDTDGEKEKKEKGLDFSNCPNEGVKHPKSPAEKHREKHKERKPSKSSSRVTTPRGHPADSIPERESSDSRSPTASSKKSPLDGKKERRDSADSKSSTTLAVSSSSSPQKRPSGERRASVGTSPSSAPTGSRRNSSDSKEERANSSKAKPETPRTPTTPTFSPSPCLLAPCYLTGDSVRDKCIEMLTAALRMDDDYKEFGVNCEKMASEIEDHIFQELKSTDMKYRNRVRSRISNLKDPKNPSLRRNVLCGAILPSLIARMTAEEMASDELKELRNAMTQEAIREHQMAKTGGTVTDLFQCGKCKKKNCTYNQVQTRSADEPMTTFVLCNECGNRWKFC; via the exons ATGGGGCCCGCTGAGGAGCTGGTCCGCATTGCCAAGAAATTGGATAAGATGGTGGCCAGGAAGAGCACG GAAGGGGCACTGGATCTGCTCAAGTCCCTCACCGGCTACACCATGACCATCCAGCTGCTCCAG ACCACGCGAATCGGGGTGGCCGTCAACTCGGTGCGGAAACACTGCTCGGATGAAGAGGTGGTGACATCGGCCAAAATCCTCATCAAGAACTGGAAGCGGCTGCTGG AGTCCACCACCCCAAAAAAGGAGAAGGACGTGGatgggaagaaggagaaggatacggatggggagaaggagaagaaggagaaggggctGGATTTTTCCAACTGCCCCAATGAAGGGGTGAAGCACCCCAAGAGCCCGGCGGAGAAACACAGGGAGAAGCACAAGGAGAG GAAGCCCAGCAAGTCCAGCTCTCGTGTCACCACTCCCCGGGGCCACCCTGCCGACTCCATCCCGGAGAG AGAGTCCAGCGACAGCCGGAGCCCCACGGCATCCTCGAAGAAGTCACCTCTGGATGGCAAGAAAGAGAG GAGAGACTCTGCCGACTCGAAGTCTTCCACCACCTTGGCcgtctcctcctcttcctccccgcagAAGAGACCGTCAGGGGAGAG GAGAGCCTCTGTGGGCACCAGCCCCTCGTCAGCTCCCACCGGCTCCCGGAGAAACTCCAGCGACAGCAAAGAGGAAAG AGCCAACAGCAGCAAGGCCAAACCGGAGACGCCGCGGACCCCCACCACCCCAACCTTCTCGCCCAGCCCCTGCCTCCTGGCCCCCTGCTATCTCACGGGGGACTCGGTGCGGGACAAGTGCATCGAGATGCTGACAGCTGCCCTCCGCATGGATG ATGACTACAAGGAATTCGGTGTCAACTGCGAGAAGATGGCATCGGAGATTGAAGACCATATc TTCCAGGAACTGAAGAGCACGGACATGAAGTATCGCAACCGGGTGAGGAGCAGGATCAGCAACCTGAAGGACCCCAAGAACCCCAGTCTGCGGAGGAACGTGCTGTGCGGGGCCATCCTGCCCAGCCTCATCGCCCGCATGACCGCTGAG GAGATGGCCAGCGATGAGCTGAAGGAGCTGAGGAACGCCATGACCCAGGAGGCCATCCGGGAGCACCAGATGGCCAAGACGGGCGGCACCGTCACCGACCTCTTCCAGTGCGGCAAGTGCAAGAAGAAGAACTGCACGTACAACCAG gtgcagacgCGCAGCGCTGACGAGCCCATGACGACATTTGTGCTGTGCAATGAATGCGGGAACCGCTGGAAG TTCTGCTGA